In Streptomyces sp. NBC_00306, a single genomic region encodes these proteins:
- the prfA gene encoding peptide chain release factor 1 — translation MFEAVEELIGEHADLEKKLADPSVHADQANARKLGKRYAELTPIVGTYRSWKQTGDDILTARELAADDPDFIAEVKELEQQREELTEKLRLLLVPRDPSDDKDVLLEVKAGAGGDESALFAGDLLRMYLRYAERVGWKTEIIDATESELGGYKDVQVAVKTKGGQGATEPGHGVWARLKYEGGVHRVQRVPATESQGRIHTSAAGVLVTPEAEEIDVEVHANDLRIDVYRSSGPGGQSVNTTDSAVRITHLPTGIVASCQNEKSQLQNKEQAMRILRSRLLAAAQEEAEKEAADARRSQVRTVDRSEKIRTYNFPENRISDHRVGFKAYNLDQVLDGDLDAVIQACVDADSAAKLAAAQ, via the coding sequence ATGTTCGAGGCGGTCGAGGAACTGATCGGCGAGCACGCCGATCTGGAGAAGAAGCTCGCCGACCCTTCGGTCCACGCCGACCAGGCGAACGCGCGCAAGCTGGGCAAGCGTTATGCCGAGCTGACGCCGATCGTCGGCACGTACCGCTCCTGGAAGCAGACCGGGGACGACATCCTGACCGCGCGCGAACTGGCTGCCGACGACCCGGACTTCATCGCCGAGGTCAAGGAGCTGGAGCAGCAGCGCGAGGAACTCACCGAGAAGCTGCGGCTGCTCCTGGTGCCGCGCGACCCCAGCGACGACAAGGACGTCCTCCTCGAGGTCAAGGCCGGCGCGGGCGGCGACGAGTCCGCCCTGTTCGCCGGCGACCTGCTGCGGATGTATCTGCGCTACGCCGAGCGCGTCGGCTGGAAGACCGAGATCATCGACGCCACCGAGTCCGAGCTGGGCGGCTACAAGGACGTCCAGGTCGCCGTGAAGACCAAGGGCGGCCAGGGCGCCACCGAGCCCGGACATGGCGTCTGGGCGCGGCTGAAGTACGAGGGCGGGGTGCACCGCGTGCAGCGCGTGCCCGCCACCGAGTCCCAGGGCCGTATCCACACCTCCGCGGCCGGCGTGCTGGTCACGCCCGAGGCGGAGGAGATCGACGTCGAGGTCCACGCCAACGACCTGCGCATCGACGTCTACCGCTCGTCGGGGCCGGGCGGCCAGTCCGTCAACACCACCGACTCCGCGGTCCGCATCACGCACCTGCCGACCGGCATCGTGGCCTCCTGCCAGAACGAGAAGAGCCAGCTCCAGAACAAGGAGCAGGCGATGCGTATCCTGCGCTCCAGGCTGCTGGCCGCGGCGCAGGAGGAGGCCGAGAAGGAGGCCGCGGACGCGCGCCGCAGCCAGGTCCGCACGGTGGACCGCTCCGAGAAGATCCGCACGTACAACTTCCCGGAGAACCGCATCTCGGACCACCGTGTCGGATTCAAGGCGTACAACTTGGACCAGGTGCTCGACGGTGACCTGGACGCAGTCATCCAGGCCTGTGTCGACGCCGACTCCGCCGCAAAGCTCGCGGCCGCCCAGTAA
- a CDS encoding LCP family protein: MAEQSSSGSRIRGSRGKRRKQPSTGRRAMTVAAWTTAGLVLIGGSGLGYVYFKLNGNITGVDINSQLGTDRPDDVDNGSMDILVLGSDSRAGANAEYGPDEGGARSDTAMIVHVYEGHKTASVVSVPRDTLVQRPDCTDSDGRTVSGSRRAMFNTAYESGGPACAVKTVEKMSGIRMDHYIEVDFTGFKKLIDKLGGVKITTAKPINDSKSHLNLAPGTHTLDGEQSLGLVRTRKSIGDGSDLGRIQLQQAFMKAFIDQVKSVGVLTNPKKLLDVADTATKAITPDSELDSVSELMSFARGLGGLDAQDVQMITMPVEYDPVDPNRVIPIKSAGQQVWTALKQDKPIPASAVKDSAGDKGDAGTVVRAH, encoded by the coding sequence ATGGCCGAGCAGAGCAGCAGTGGCAGCCGAATACGCGGCAGCCGCGGCAAGCGCCGCAAGCAGCCCTCCACGGGCCGCCGTGCCATGACCGTCGCCGCCTGGACCACGGCGGGCCTCGTCCTCATCGGTGGCTCCGGCCTCGGCTACGTCTACTTCAAGCTCAACGGCAACATCACCGGCGTCGACATCAACAGCCAGCTCGGCACCGACCGGCCCGACGACGTCGACAACGGCTCCATGGACATCCTCGTCCTCGGCTCGGACTCCCGCGCCGGAGCCAATGCCGAGTACGGCCCCGACGAGGGCGGCGCCCGCTCGGACACCGCGATGATCGTGCACGTCTACGAGGGCCACAAGACGGCGAGCGTGGTCTCCGTGCCCCGCGACACCCTCGTGCAGCGCCCCGACTGCACCGACAGCGACGGCAGGACCGTCTCCGGCTCCCGGCGCGCGATGTTCAACACGGCGTACGAGTCCGGCGGCCCGGCCTGTGCGGTGAAGACCGTCGAAAAGATGTCGGGGATCCGCATGGACCACTACATCGAGGTCGACTTCACCGGCTTCAAGAAGCTCATCGACAAGCTGGGCGGAGTGAAGATCACCACCGCCAAGCCCATCAACGACTCCAAGAGCCATCTGAACCTGGCGCCGGGCACGCACACCCTCGACGGGGAGCAGTCGCTCGGTCTGGTCCGCACCCGCAAGAGCATCGGCGACGGCAGCGACCTCGGCCGGATCCAGCTCCAGCAGGCCTTCATGAAGGCCTTCATCGACCAGGTCAAGAGCGTCGGCGTGCTGACCAACCCCAAGAAGCTGCTGGACGTCGCCGACACCGCGACCAAGGCCATCACCCCGGACTCCGAGCTCGACTCCGTGTCGGAGCTGATGAGTTTCGCCAGGGGACTCGGCGGCCTGGACGCCCAGGACGTGCAGATGATCACGATGCCGGTCGAGTACGACCCGGTCGACCCGAACCGGGTGATCCCGATCAAGTCCGCCGGTCAGCAGGTGTGGACGGCGCTCAAGCAGGACAAGCCCATCCCGGCCTCCGCGGTCAAGGATTCGGCGGGCGACAAGGGCGACGCCGGCACCGTCGTCCGGGCGCACTAG
- the rpmE gene encoding 50S ribosomal protein L31: MKRDIHPEYVETQVSCTCGASFTTRSTIDSGAIRAEVCSECHPFYTGKQKILDTGGRVARFEARFGKAGSAKK; this comes from the coding sequence TTGAAGCGCGACATCCACCCCGAGTACGTCGAGACCCAGGTCAGCTGTACCTGTGGCGCGTCGTTCACCACTCGCAGCACCATCGACAGCGGCGCCATCCGTGCCGAGGTCTGCTCCGAGTGCCACCCGTTCTACACGGGCAAGCAGAAGATCCTCGACACCGGTGGCCGCGTGGCCCGCTTCGAGGCCCGCTTCGGCAAGGCCGGCTCCGCCAAGAAGTAG
- the prmC gene encoding peptide chain release factor N(5)-glutamine methyltransferase: MNLLLAEVAQATQRLADAGVPSPRFDAEELAAFVHGVKRGELHNVKDADFDARYWETIARREAREPLQHITGRAFFRYLELQVGPGVFVPRPETESVVGWAIDAVRAMDVVEPLIVDLCTGSGAIALAMAQEVPRSRVHAVELSDDALNWARKNAEGSRVTIHQGNALTALPELDGQVDLVISNPPYIPLTEWEYVAPEARDHDPEMALFSGEDGLDTIRGIERTAHRLLRPGGLVVIEHADTQGGQVPWIFNEESGWADAADHPDLNKRPRFATARKAMP, from the coding sequence GTGAACCTGCTGCTCGCCGAGGTGGCCCAGGCCACCCAGCGGCTGGCCGACGCCGGCGTGCCCTCGCCGCGCTTCGACGCGGAGGAGCTCGCCGCCTTCGTCCACGGTGTGAAGCGGGGAGAGCTGCACAACGTCAAGGACGCGGACTTCGACGCCCGTTACTGGGAGACCATCGCCCGCCGCGAGGCCCGTGAACCGCTCCAGCACATCACCGGACGGGCCTTCTTCCGCTATCTGGAGCTCCAGGTCGGCCCCGGAGTCTTCGTGCCGCGCCCCGAGACCGAGTCCGTCGTCGGCTGGGCCATAGACGCCGTACGGGCCATGGACGTCGTCGAGCCGCTCATCGTCGACCTGTGCACCGGATCGGGCGCCATCGCGCTGGCGATGGCGCAGGAGGTCCCGCGCTCGCGCGTGCACGCCGTCGAGCTCTCCGACGACGCCCTCAACTGGGCCCGGAAGAACGCCGAGGGCTCCCGCGTCACCATCCACCAGGGCAACGCGCTCACCGCGCTGCCCGAACTGGACGGCCAGGTCGACCTCGTCATCTCCAACCCGCCGTACATCCCGCTCACCGAGTGGGAGTACGTCGCTCCCGAGGCCCGCGACCACGACCCGGAGATGGCCCTGTTCTCCGGCGAGGACGGCCTGGACACCATCCGCGGCATCGAGCGCACCGCGCACCGTCTGCTGCGCCCCGGCGGTCTCGTGGTCATCGAGCACGCGGACACCCAGGGCGGCCAGGTGCCGTGGATCTTCAACGAGGAGTCCGGCTGGGCGGACGCGGCCGACCACCCCGACCTGAACAAGCGGCCGCGTTTCGCCACCGCCCGCAAGGCGATGCCGTGA